One Kallotenue papyrolyticum genomic window carries:
- a CDS encoding TetR/AcrR family transcriptional regulator: MLPRQQEIVRAAARLFHARGYAATSMRDLAAALGVTSAALYYHFPGKEDLLVAVMRQGVELVQVAVAQAMADCDDPLLRIRAGLRAHLLACLEHQEYVSALLYETRALSPAAQAEVARVRDAYEALWAETLAAAQQAGVVRPGVDVRLVRLLCFGAINWAVLCFRPAGSYQPAQIADALLDYLSQGVFVAEAARPAQAPGREVCSGV; the protein is encoded by the coding sequence ATGCTCCCACGGCAGCAGGAGATCGTGCGCGCGGCAGCGCGTCTGTTCCACGCACGCGGCTATGCGGCGACCTCGATGCGCGATCTCGCTGCCGCGCTGGGCGTGACCTCGGCGGCGCTCTACTACCACTTCCCCGGCAAAGAAGATCTGTTGGTGGCCGTGATGCGCCAGGGCGTGGAGCTGGTCCAGGTGGCGGTGGCGCAGGCCATGGCCGACTGCGACGATCCGCTGCTGCGCATCCGCGCCGGGTTGCGCGCCCATCTGCTGGCCTGTCTGGAACATCAGGAGTACGTGTCGGCGCTGTTGTACGAAACACGCGCGCTGAGTCCGGCTGCGCAGGCCGAGGTGGCGCGCGTGCGCGATGCCTACGAAGCGCTGTGGGCCGAGACGCTGGCAGCGGCGCAACAGGCCGGCGTGGTGCGGCCCGGCGTCGATGTGCGGCTGGTGCGGCTGCTCTGCTTCGGCGCGATCAACTGGGCGGTGTTGTGCTTTCGGCCCGCGGGATCGTACCAGCCCGCGCAGATCGCCGATGCGTTGCTGGACTACCTGAGTCAGGGCGTGTTCGTCGCCGAAGCGGCGCGTCCGGCCCAGGCCCCGGGGAGGGAGGTATGCAGTGGTGTCTGA
- a CDS encoding argininosuccinate synthase, which produces MARDGINKVVLAYSGGLDTSVIVPWLRENYGCEVICYCADLGQEEELGGLEDKALRSGASKLIIEDLREEFIRDYILPTLQSGAIYERKYLLGTSMARPLIAKRQVEIAEQEGADAVAHGCTGKGNDQVRFELTYMALNPRLKVIAPWREWHIRSREDAIRYAREHNIPIAQTEKKIYSRDRNIWHLSHEGGVLEDPWNEPEEDMYVLTVAPEQAPDTPEYVTVSFEQGVPVALNEQRLGLVDLLCRLNELGGKHGIGRVDLVENRLVGMKSHGVYETPGGTILYTAHRELESLTLDRETLHYKDRVALEYADLVYNGRWFTPLREHLDRFVQSTQRSVSGDVRLKLYKGQAIVVGRRSPFSLYREDFATFGQDDVYDQRDAEGFIHLYGLPLKVEALVASEQGSNRYRQPDYSRFKRD; this is translated from the coding sequence ATGGCTCGCGACGGGATCAACAAGGTGGTGCTCGCCTATTCGGGCGGGCTGGATACGTCGGTGATCGTGCCCTGGCTGCGCGAGAACTACGGCTGCGAGGTGATCTGCTACTGCGCTGACCTGGGGCAAGAAGAGGAGCTGGGCGGGCTGGAGGACAAGGCGCTGCGCAGCGGCGCCTCCAAGCTGATCATCGAAGACCTGCGCGAGGAGTTTATCCGCGACTACATTTTGCCAACGCTGCAATCTGGCGCGATCTACGAGCGCAAGTACCTGCTCGGCACCTCGATGGCGCGACCGCTGATCGCCAAGCGCCAGGTAGAGATCGCCGAACAGGAGGGCGCCGACGCCGTGGCGCACGGCTGCACCGGCAAGGGCAACGACCAAGTGCGCTTCGAGCTGACCTATATGGCGCTCAACCCGCGCCTCAAGGTGATCGCCCCCTGGCGCGAATGGCACATCCGCTCCCGCGAAGACGCGATCCGCTACGCCCGCGAGCACAACATCCCCATTGCGCAGACCGAAAAGAAGATCTACAGCCGCGACCGCAACATCTGGCACCTGTCGCACGAGGGCGGCGTGTTGGAAGATCCCTGGAACGAGCCAGAAGAGGACATGTATGTGCTGACGGTGGCGCCCGAGCAGGCGCCCGACACGCCGGAGTACGTGACCGTCAGCTTCGAGCAGGGCGTGCCCGTCGCGCTCAACGAGCAGCGCCTGGGTCTGGTCGATCTGCTGTGCCGGCTCAACGAACTGGGCGGCAAGCACGGTATCGGACGCGTCGATCTGGTCGAAAACCGGCTGGTAGGCATGAAATCGCACGGCGTGTATGAAACGCCCGGCGGCACGATCCTCTACACTGCCCATCGCGAGCTGGAGTCGCTGACACTGGATCGCGAAACGCTGCACTACAAGGACCGCGTCGCGCTGGAGTATGCCGACCTGGTGTACAACGGGCGCTGGTTCACGCCGCTGCGCGAGCACCTGGATCGCTTCGTGCAGTCCACGCAACGCAGCGTGAGCGGCGATGTGCGGCTCAAGCTCTACAAGGGCCAGGCGATCGTGGTCGGGCGGCGCTCGCCCTTCTCGCTCTACCGCGAAGACTTCGCCACCTTCGGCCAGGACGACGTATACGATCAGCGCGACGCGGAGGGCTTCATTCACCTCTACGGCCTGCCGCTCAAGGTCGAGGCGCTGGTCGCCTCCGAGCAGGGCAGCAACCGCTACCGCCAGCCCGACTACAGCCGCTTCAAGCGCGACTAG
- a CDS encoding histidine phosphatase family protein — protein MTRLMIIRHGEAVCNVEDIVGGRTGCQGLTERGHAQVRRLADRLRAEEARADALYASPLRRAQETALAVGEALGLPVRWEDDFEEIRPGEADGLPGSVARERYLRADRDALYDPFSPGGESIVQFFGRVGAALARVIRRHAGQRVVIVAHGGIIEASFYYFLQLAPTTVRSAGLLIDHTSITEWRQGDPADRRWYLARFNDTAHLARASQAATEEA, from the coding sequence ATGACCAGGCTCATGATCATTCGCCATGGCGAAGCGGTATGCAACGTCGAAGATATCGTCGGCGGGCGGACCGGCTGCCAGGGCCTGACCGAGCGGGGCCACGCGCAGGTTCGCCGTCTGGCCGACCGCCTGCGTGCCGAAGAGGCGCGCGCCGATGCGCTCTACGCCAGCCCGCTGCGCCGCGCCCAGGAGACCGCACTGGCGGTCGGCGAGGCGCTGGGCCTGCCGGTGCGCTGGGAAGATGATTTCGAAGAGATCCGTCCCGGCGAGGCCGATGGTCTGCCCGGCAGCGTGGCGCGCGAGCGCTACCTGCGCGCCGACCGCGATGCGCTCTATGACCCATTCTCGCCCGGCGGCGAGAGCATCGTCCAGTTCTTTGGCCGCGTCGGGGCGGCGCTTGCCCGTGTCATCCGTCGGCATGCCGGCCAGCGCGTGGTGATCGTCGCACATGGCGGCATCATCGAAGCATCCTTCTACTACTTCTTGCAGCTCGCGCCGACCACGGTGCGCAGCGCCGGCCTGTTGATCGACCACACCTCGATCACCGAGTGGCGCCAGGGCGATCCCGCCGATCGGCGTTGGTATCTGGCGCGCTTCAACGACACGGCCCACCTTGCGCGCGCGTCCCAGGCGGCAACGGAGGAAGCATGA
- the argJ gene encoding bifunctional glutamate N-acetyltransferase/amino-acid acetyltransferase ArgJ — MSLTLSNEPITAVPGFRAAGVAAGIKKRGGRDLALIVADRPCAAAAVFTTNQVQAAPVIFDRELLRRKPQGIQAVVINSGCANAVTGEQGLRNAATTAQAAIELLDLPCDSVFVMSTGVIGEQLPMPKLLHGLQQAARQLAADTAAGQAAAEAIMTTDTRPKTAAVRLRLGDTPVTIAGMAKGAGMIHPNMATLLALVCTDAAIAPTALDAALRYAVERSFNCMTVDGDTSTNDTLLVLANGQAGNAPIDATTHPDYAALREGLTAVCAALAQQVARDGEGATKFVTIEVTGARSFEEARQIGRTVATSNLVKTAIFGTDANWGRVLAAVGRAGVPIAPDRLALWFGDVQLVANGAPLAYAEADAHAALLGSAVTMRIDLGLGDARATVWTCDFSHDYVSINADYRT; from the coding sequence ATGAGTCTTACGCTCAGCAACGAGCCCATTACCGCCGTGCCCGGCTTTCGCGCCGCAGGCGTCGCCGCCGGGATCAAGAAGCGCGGTGGCCGCGACCTGGCGCTGATCGTCGCCGACCGGCCCTGCGCCGCGGCGGCGGTGTTCACCACCAACCAGGTACAGGCCGCGCCGGTGATCTTCGACCGCGAGCTGTTGCGGCGCAAGCCGCAGGGCATCCAGGCGGTGGTGATCAACAGCGGCTGCGCCAACGCCGTCACCGGCGAGCAGGGCCTGCGCAACGCCGCAACCACCGCCCAGGCCGCCATCGAGCTGCTGGATCTACCCTGCGACAGCGTGTTTGTGATGTCCACGGGCGTGATCGGCGAGCAGTTGCCCATGCCCAAGCTGTTGCACGGCCTCCAGCAGGCTGCGCGCCAACTGGCCGCCGACACCGCAGCGGGTCAGGCCGCCGCCGAAGCGATCATGACCACCGACACGCGGCCCAAAACCGCCGCCGTGCGCCTGCGCCTCGGCGACACGCCGGTGACCATCGCCGGCATGGCCAAGGGCGCGGGCATGATCCACCCCAACATGGCAACGCTGCTGGCGCTGGTCTGCACCGATGCGGCGATCGCGCCCACAGCCCTGGACGCGGCCCTGCGCTATGCTGTCGAGCGCTCCTTCAACTGCATGACCGTCGATGGCGACACCAGCACCAACGACACGCTGCTGGTGCTGGCCAACGGTCAGGCCGGCAACGCGCCGATCGACGCCACGACGCATCCCGATTATGCGGCGCTGCGCGAGGGCCTCACGGCGGTCTGCGCCGCGCTGGCGCAGCAGGTCGCGCGCGACGGCGAGGGCGCGACCAAGTTCGTCACGATCGAAGTCACCGGCGCGCGCTCGTTCGAGGAGGCACGCCAGATCGGACGCACGGTCGCCACCTCCAACCTGGTCAAAACGGCGATCTTCGGCACCGATGCCAACTGGGGCCGCGTGCTGGCCGCCGTGGGCCGCGCCGGCGTGCCGATCGCGCCCGACCGCCTGGCGCTCTGGTTCGGCGACGTGCAACTGGTGGCCAACGGCGCGCCGCTGGCCTACGCCGAGGCCGACGCCCACGCCGCGCTGCTGGGCAGCGCGGTGACGATGCGCATCGACCTGGGGCTGGGCGATGCCCGCGCCACGGTGTGGACCTGTGATTTCTCGCACGACTACGTGTCGATCAACGCCGACTACCGGACGTAG
- the argH gene encoding argininosuccinate lyase, which translates to MRLWGGRFEGQPNEHMERFNASIGFDWRLYEADIEGSAAYAEALADAGLLTTDERDAIQRGLGQILEEFEQGRFDLRLSDEDIHTAVERRLHELIGPVAGKLHTGRSRNDQVATDLRIYARMAIRRLDEALVELQRALIAQAERYRDALMPGYTHLQRAQPVPVAHWLLAHFWPLQRDRERLQDCRRRLNLLPLGAGALAGNALGINRELLARTLGFDGVTPNSMDAVSDRDFVAELLFCGALIGVHLSRLAEDLIIYSTAEFGFVRLSDAYSTGSSLMPQKRNPDSMELTRGKAGRLIGHLLGLLTVLKGLPSTYNKDLQEDKEPLFDTIDTLLLMLPVVSGAIASLTIDTARTQAALDDAMLATDIADELVRLGVPFREAHHQVGALVKAAEQRGVALRALPPELVRDVHPALAERWAGLFDARRSVEQRRVTGATAAAALQAQLEAARACLE; encoded by the coding sequence ATGAGACTGTGGGGCGGGCGCTTTGAGGGACAACCCAACGAGCACATGGAGCGCTTCAACGCGTCGATCGGCTTCGATTGGCGGCTCTACGAAGCCGACATCGAAGGCTCGGCAGCCTACGCCGAAGCGCTGGCCGACGCGGGCTTACTGACCACCGACGAGCGCGATGCGATCCAGCGCGGGCTAGGGCAGATCCTGGAGGAGTTCGAGCAGGGTCGCTTCGACCTGCGCCTGTCGGACGAGGATATTCATACCGCGGTCGAACGGCGGCTGCACGAGCTGATCGGTCCCGTAGCCGGCAAGCTGCACACGGGCCGCTCGCGCAACGACCAGGTCGCCACCGACCTGCGCATCTATGCGCGCATGGCGATCCGCCGCCTGGACGAGGCGCTGGTCGAGCTGCAACGCGCGCTGATCGCACAGGCCGAACGCTACCGCGACGCGCTGATGCCGGGCTATACCCACCTGCAGCGCGCACAGCCGGTGCCGGTCGCGCATTGGCTGCTGGCGCACTTCTGGCCGCTGCAGCGCGATCGCGAGCGGCTGCAGGACTGCCGCCGCCGCCTCAACCTGCTGCCGCTGGGCGCGGGCGCGCTGGCCGGCAACGCGCTGGGCATCAACCGCGAACTGCTGGCGCGTACGTTGGGCTTCGACGGCGTCACGCCCAACAGCATGGATGCGGTCAGCGACCGCGATTTCGTGGCCGAGCTGCTCTTCTGCGGCGCGCTGATCGGCGTGCATCTCTCGCGGCTGGCCGAGGACCTGATCATCTACAGCACGGCCGAGTTCGGCTTTGTACGCCTGTCCGACGCATATAGCACCGGCTCCTCGCTGATGCCGCAGAAGCGCAATCCCGACTCGATGGAGCTGACGCGCGGCAAGGCCGGACGGCTGATCGGCCATCTGCTGGGGCTGCTGACCGTGCTCAAAGGGCTGCCCTCGACCTACAACAAGGACCTGCAGGAGGACAAGGAGCCGCTCTTCGACACGATCGATACGCTGCTGCTGATGCTGCCGGTCGTCAGCGGCGCCATCGCCAGCCTGACGATCGATACGGCGCGCACGCAGGCCGCCCTCGACGATGCCATGCTCGCCACCGACATCGCCGATGAGCTGGTGCGCCTGGGCGTGCCGTTCCGCGAGGCGCATCACCAGGTCGGCGCGCTGGTCAAGGCCGCCGAGCAACGGGGCGTAGCGCTGCGCGCGCTGCCGCCGGAGCTGGTGCGCGACGTCCATCCGGCGCTGGCCGAGCGCTGGGCCGGCCTGTTCGATGCACGCCGTTCGGTGGAGCAACGCCGCGTCACGGGCGCAACCGCCGCCGCGGCGCTGCAGGCCCAGCTTGAAGCAGCGCGCGCGTGCCTTGAGTAG
- a CDS encoding N-acetyltransferase: MPPIALHMPIQRPAAGEPIIRRAYVTDVEQMAALINGYAAQGLMLPKTHAQLYNHIRDFVVADVDGRVVGCAGLKVTWRDLAEIVSLAVAPEWQGRGLGRRLCEPLIEDARALGIPTVFALTYQVEFFRKLGFEIVPKTILSQKVWQDCQFCPKQHCCDETAMILRLSDHAAEQAQPTAVARGAS, translated from the coding sequence ATGCCACCGATTGCCTTGCATATGCCGATCCAGCGCCCGGCAGCGGGCGAGCCGATCATCCGCCGCGCCTACGTCACCGACGTGGAGCAGATGGCGGCGCTGATCAACGGCTATGCCGCCCAGGGTCTGATGCTGCCCAAAACCCACGCGCAACTCTACAACCATATTCGCGATTTCGTGGTCGCGGACGTGGATGGACGTGTGGTCGGCTGCGCCGGGCTCAAGGTCACCTGGCGCGATCTGGCCGAGATCGTCTCGTTAGCGGTTGCGCCGGAGTGGCAGGGCCGCGGCCTGGGCCGCCGCCTGTGCGAACCGCTGATCGAGGATGCGCGCGCCTTGGGCATTCCAACCGTCTTCGCGCTGACCTATCAGGTCGAGTTCTTTCGCAAGCTGGGCTTCGAGATCGTGCCCAAAACGATCCTGTCGCAAAAGGTCTGGCAGGATTGCCAGTTCTGTCCCAAGCAGCACTGCTGCGACGAAACGGCGATGATTTTACGTTTGAGCGACCACGCCGCGGAGCAGGCGCAACCGACCGCCGTCGCGCGTGGCGCGTCATGA
- the argC gene encoding N-acetyl-gamma-glutamyl-phosphate reductase: MRIGIYGATGYTGFELIRWLRRHPQAEIAFATSRSYAGKRLSDAFATTDTLPLIDAGAADPGACEIVFLCLPHGETTIATAREALAAGARVIDLSNDFRLRDPQLYARWFKHDHSAPDLLAEAVYGLPERYRERIRQARLVANPGCYPTSVLLALLPLAEAGWLDGQVIVDAKSGVSGAGRSLSLKTHFVEVNENFAPYNIGHTHRHIAEMEQELAAMTGAPIHVIFAPHLLPVSRGILSTIYVRLAPELTPAQVRARYRERYADEPFVELLPEGQVPTLHHTLHTNKVVLGLTPVDQRGNWIITASEDNLVKGASGQAIQNMNIMLGLPETTGLL; this comes from the coding sequence ATGCGCATTGGTATCTATGGCGCGACCGGCTACACCGGTTTTGAACTGATCCGCTGGCTGCGCCGCCACCCACAAGCCGAGATCGCCTTTGCGACCTCGCGCTCCTATGCCGGCAAGCGCCTCAGCGACGCCTTTGCCACCACCGATACCCTACCACTGATCGACGCCGGTGCTGCCGATCCGGGCGCCTGCGAGATTGTGTTTCTGTGCCTGCCCCACGGCGAGACGACCATCGCCACCGCCCGCGAGGCGCTGGCCGCCGGGGCGCGGGTGATCGACCTGAGCAACGATTTTCGCCTGCGCGATCCTCAGCTCTATGCGCGCTGGTTCAAGCACGACCACAGCGCGCCCGACCTGCTGGCCGAGGCGGTCTATGGCCTGCCCGAACGCTACCGCGAGCGCATCCGCCAGGCGCGGCTGGTCGCCAATCCGGGCTGCTATCCCACCAGCGTGCTGCTGGCGCTGCTGCCGCTGGCCGAGGCCGGCTGGCTTGACGGCCAGGTGATCGTCGATGCCAAATCCGGCGTCAGCGGCGCGGGTCGCTCGCTCTCGCTCAAAACCCACTTTGTGGAAGTCAACGAGAACTTCGCGCCCTACAACATCGGCCACACGCACCGCCACATCGCCGAGATGGAGCAGGAGCTGGCCGCGATGACGGGCGCGCCGATCCACGTCATCTTCGCGCCGCACCTGCTGCCGGTGAGTCGCGGCATTCTGTCGACGATCTACGTGCGCCTCGCGCCGGAGCTAACGCCCGCGCAGGTACGCGCGCGCTACCGCGAGCGCTACGCCGACGAGCCGTTCGTCGAGCTCCTGCCGGAGGGCCAGGTGCCGACGCTGCACCATACGCTGCATACCAACAAGGTCGTCTTGGGTCTCACACCGGTGGATCAGCGCGGCAACTGGATCATCACCGCCAGCGAGGACAACCTGGTCAAGGGCGCCTCCGGCCAGGCGATCCAGAATATGAACATCATGCTAGGACTGCCCGAAACCACCGGGCTGCTCTGA
- the argB gene encoding acetylglutamate kinase translates to MYVLKIGGNEIDQPAFLEGLSAAVAALERPAVIVHGGGKEIAAALQRQGLDFEIVDGMRATSPAAMAVVEQVLSGAINKRLVARLNAAGVPALGLSGVDLHLLQTRPLRPGGRDLGRVGEIVAVRVEVLRELLALGWLPVISPVSVDQGDQQPTNVNADHAALAVAAALRADELIFISNVPGVLIDGAVAPQLTPAQIEAQIASGAIAGGMLPKVRAAVEALTQVRAVRITNLDGLRQGSGTRIVAG, encoded by the coding sequence ATGTACGTACTCAAAATCGGCGGCAACGAGATCGATCAGCCGGCCTTTTTGGAGGGCTTGAGCGCTGCCGTCGCCGCCCTGGAAAGGCCTGCCGTGATCGTGCACGGCGGCGGCAAGGAGATCGCCGCGGCGCTGCAGCGCCAAGGTCTCGACTTCGAGATCGTGGATGGCATGCGCGCTACCAGTCCGGCGGCGATGGCCGTGGTGGAGCAGGTGCTCAGCGGCGCGATCAACAAACGGCTGGTGGCGCGCCTCAACGCCGCCGGTGTGCCGGCGCTGGGCCTGAGCGGCGTCGATCTGCACCTGTTGCAGACGCGGCCACTGCGCCCCGGCGGACGCGACCTAGGCCGCGTCGGCGAGATCGTCGCCGTGCGCGTTGAGGTGCTGCGGGAGCTCCTGGCCCTGGGCTGGCTGCCGGTGATCTCGCCGGTCTCGGTCGATCAGGGCGATCAGCAGCCGACCAACGTCAACGCCGACCATGCCGCGCTGGCAGTCGCTGCCGCGCTGCGCGCCGATGAGCTGATCTTCATTTCAAACGTGCCGGGCGTGCTGATCGACGGCGCCGTCGCGCCACAGCTCACACCGGCACAGATCGAGGCGCAGATCGCCAGCGGCGCGATCGCCGGCGGCATGCTGCCCAAAGTGCGCGCCGCAGTCGAGGCGCTGACACAGGTGCGCGCGGTGCGCATCACCAACCTAGATGGCCTGCGCCAGGGTAGCGGCACACGCATCGTGGCGGGCTAA
- a CDS encoding aspartate aminotransferase family protein produces MDTTSTLLAEAERLFVPTYKRPPIVLTHGRGVEVWDSQGRRYLDFTAGIAVNALGHADPISQQVLAEQASKLTHVSNLYWNVPAIELARLLVDSCFAERVFFCNSGAEAVEGALKFARKIGLRRDPNKYAIVAFEHGFHGRTAGALAVTHKPAYREPFGPLLPGVRFTPFNDLAAAERVIDADVCAVIVEPIQGEGGITPASDAFLEGLRALCDRHQALLIFDEIQCGGGRTGKVWAHQWSAVTPDIMVAAKPLANGLPLGAILTTAAVAEHLQPGDHGSTFAGGPLVCAVGASVFRRLCDPALLEHVRAMGDELRARLGELQQHDARVREVRGRGLMQGIQVAGDVAAVRAAAQEAGLLVVTAGEDVIRLVPPLIVQREHIDEAVSVLRHALEAA; encoded by the coding sequence ATGGACACGACAAGCACCCTGCTAGCCGAGGCTGAGCGCCTGTTTGTGCCGACCTACAAACGTCCGCCGATCGTGCTGACACATGGCCGCGGCGTGGAGGTCTGGGACAGCCAGGGACGGCGTTACCTAGACTTCACCGCCGGGATCGCGGTCAACGCGCTGGGCCACGCCGATCCGATCAGCCAGCAGGTACTGGCCGAGCAGGCCAGCAAGCTGACGCATGTCTCCAACCTGTACTGGAACGTGCCGGCGATCGAACTGGCGCGGCTGTTGGTTGACTCATGCTTTGCCGAGCGCGTCTTTTTCTGCAACAGCGGCGCCGAAGCGGTTGAAGGCGCGCTCAAATTCGCGCGCAAGATCGGTCTGCGCCGCGACCCGAACAAATACGCCATCGTTGCCTTCGAGCACGGCTTTCATGGCCGCACCGCCGGCGCGCTGGCGGTGACGCACAAGCCGGCCTATCGCGAGCCGTTCGGACCGCTGCTGCCGGGCGTGCGCTTCACGCCCTTCAACGATCTGGCCGCTGCCGAGCGGGTGATCGACGCCGACGTCTGCGCGGTGATCGTCGAGCCGATCCAGGGCGAGGGCGGCATCACGCCCGCCAGCGATGCCTTTCTGGAAGGACTGCGCGCGCTGTGCGACCGCCACCAGGCGCTGCTGATCTTCGACGAGATCCAGTGCGGCGGGGGACGGACCGGCAAGGTCTGGGCCCACCAGTGGAGCGCGGTCACTCCCGACATCATGGTGGCCGCCAAGCCGCTGGCCAACGGTCTGCCACTGGGCGCGATTCTGACCACGGCTGCCGTGGCGGAGCATCTGCAACCGGGCGATCATGGCTCGACCTTCGCGGGCGGGCCGCTGGTCTGCGCCGTCGGCGCGAGCGTCTTCCGGCGCTTGTGCGACCCAGCCCTGCTCGAGCACGTGCGCGCGATGGGCGATGAGCTGCGCGCACGTCTCGGCGAGCTACAGCAGCACGATGCGCGCGTGCGCGAGGTGCGGGGCCGGGGTCTGATGCAGGGGATTCAAGTCGCCGGCGATGTTGCCGCTGTGCGCGCCGCAGCGCAGGAAGCCGGACTGCTGGTAGTAACCGCCGGAGAAGATGTGATCCGGCTGGTACCACCGCTGATCGTGCAGCGCGAACACATCGACGAAGCCGTGAGCGTGCTGCGCCATGCGCTAGAAGCCGCCTGA
- the carA gene encoding glutamine-hydrolyzing carbamoyl-phosphate synthase small subunit — protein sequence MDALLVLEDGRVFEGRSFGAPGETTGEVVFATGMTGYQEVLTDPSYAGQIVVMTASHIGNTGVNEIDPEAERPHVAGFIVRAYSEDYSSWRARTGLGHYLREHNIVALADVDTRALTRHIRERGAMRAAISTETNDVEYLLQRARATPPMEGLDLASGVGTRTIYTWNEGSGEWRALRGASDPTAVLQSPRFHVVAYDFGLKRNILRKLVDHGARVTVVPADTPASEVLQMRPDGVFLSNGPGDPATLDYAVRNIQQLLGKTPLFGICLGHQLMGLAVGGRTFKLPYGHHGMNHPVKDLLTGKVQITSQNHGFAVDPDSLPEEVVVTHRNLNDGTVEGLRHTRYPAFSVQYHPEAAPGPHDADPLFSEFMRLMERAR from the coding sequence ATGGATGCACTGCTGGTATTGGAGGATGGGCGCGTCTTCGAGGGACGCTCCTTTGGCGCACCTGGCGAGACCACCGGCGAGGTCGTCTTCGCGACGGGTATGACCGGCTATCAGGAGGTGCTCACCGATCCCTCCTACGCCGGCCAGATCGTGGTCATGACCGCGTCGCACATCGGCAACACCGGCGTGAACGAGATCGATCCCGAGGCGGAGCGGCCCCATGTGGCCGGCTTCATTGTGCGCGCCTATTCGGAGGACTACTCGTCCTGGCGGGCGCGCACCGGTCTGGGTCACTACCTGCGCGAGCACAACATCGTCGCGCTGGCCGACGTGGATACGCGCGCCCTGACGCGTCACATCCGCGAGCGCGGTGCGATGCGCGCGGCGATCTCCACCGAAACCAACGATGTGGAGTACCTGCTCCAGCGCGCGCGCGCCACGCCGCCGATGGAAGGGCTTGATCTGGCCAGCGGTGTCGGCACGCGCACGATCTACACCTGGAACGAGGGCAGCGGCGAGTGGCGCGCCCTGCGCGGCGCGAGCGATCCCACCGCCGTCCTGCAAAGCCCGCGCTTCCATGTGGTGGCCTATGATTTCGGCCTCAAGCGCAACATTCTGCGCAAACTGGTCGATCATGGCGCGCGCGTGACGGTCGTGCCCGCCGACACGCCGGCGTCGGAGGTCTTGCAGATGCGCCCCGACGGCGTGTTCCTGTCCAACGGACCGGGCGATCCAGCAACGCTGGACTATGCCGTGCGCAACATCCAGCAATTGCTCGGCAAAACGCCGCTCTTCGGCATCTGCCTGGGGCATCAGCTCATGGGCCTGGCCGTAGGCGGACGCACCTTCAAGCTGCCCTATGGCCACCACGGCATGAACCATCCGGTCAAAGACCTGCTCACCGGCAAGGTGCAGATCACCTCGCAAAACCACGGCTTCGCCGTCGATCCCGATTCGCTGCCGGAGGAGGTGGTGGTGACGCATCGCAACCTGAACGATGGCACGGTCGAAGGGCTGCGCCACACGCGCTACCCGGCCTTCTCGGTGCAGTACCATCCCGAAGCCGCGCCCGGCCCGCACGATGCCGATCCGCTCTTCAGTGAGTTCATGCGCCTGATGGAGCGCGCGCGCTGA
- the ung gene encoding uracil-DNA glycosylase — protein MLIDLPPSWQAVLAEALAQPWFARLAAFIDDERARHTVYPPEEDVFNALKLTPYTAVRVVVLGQDPYHDDGQAHGLAFSVRPGVPAPPSLRNIFRELQADVGCPPPQHGDLTPWARQGVLLLNTVLTVRAHQPHSHKGHGWEQFTDAVIASLNARVEPVIFVLWGGHAQRKLPLIDTQRHVVLRSAHPSPLAARNGFFGSRPFSRINATLTAWGQPPIDWCLPAAADTHPRQIGQRSGTMQAHTHDDAHASA, from the coding sequence ATGCTGATCGATCTTCCACCATCATGGCAGGCGGTACTGGCCGAGGCGCTGGCACAGCCCTGGTTTGCGCGGCTGGCGGCCTTCATCGACGACGAGCGCGCGCGGCACACCGTCTATCCGCCAGAGGAGGATGTGTTCAACGCCCTCAAGCTGACGCCCTACACGGCGGTACGCGTGGTCGTGCTGGGCCAGGACCCCTACCACGACGACGGGCAGGCGCATGGCCTGGCCTTCTCGGTACGGCCGGGCGTGCCGGCGCCGCCGTCGCTGCGCAATATCTTCCGCGAGCTCCAGGCCGACGTGGGCTGTCCCCCGCCGCAGCATGGTGATCTGACGCCATGGGCCAGGCAGGGCGTGCTGCTGCTGAACACCGTGTTGACCGTACGCGCGCACCAGCCGCATTCGCACAAGGGCCATGGCTGGGAGCAGTTCACCGATGCGGTGATCGCCAGTCTCAACGCGCGCGTCGAACCGGTGATCTTCGTGCTGTGGGGCGGCCATGCGCAGCGCAAACTGCCGCTGATCGACACCCAACGGCACGTTGTGCTCCGGTCGGCGCATCCTTCGCCACTGGCGGCGCGCAACGGCTTCTTCGGCAGTCGCCCCTTTTCACGCATCAACGCCACGTTGACCGCCTGGGGCCAGCCGCCGATCGACTGGTGTCTGCCGGCAGCAGCGGACACGCATCCGCGCCAGATCGGGCAGCGCTCCGGTACAATGCAGGCACACACACACGACGATGCTCACGCATCAGCATAG